The following coding sequences lie in one Parafrankia discariae genomic window:
- a CDS encoding iron-sulfur cluster assembly accessory protein, giving the protein MTLVQSTIELTERARAQVRTLLGGSTETAGYGLRVGVNPGGCSGLTYNLALAPGAESDDIVIHSDGFDVFVNSSMMGHLRGLRIDYVESLTSSGFTFTNPNATSSCGCGNSFGTPEEPERAEADERLRGQVEDVIAEIRPFLQGDGGDVQLVTVLAGNGQPGTAEVHIRLVGACNGCSSASATVTAVIEKRIKESLPEIGRVALVS; this is encoded by the coding sequence ATGACCCTCGTCCAGAGCACCATCGAACTGACCGAGCGTGCCCGCGCCCAGGTGCGGACCCTGCTCGGCGGCAGCACGGAGACGGCCGGCTACGGCCTGCGCGTGGGCGTGAACCCGGGCGGCTGTTCCGGCCTCACCTACAACCTGGCGCTGGCCCCCGGGGCGGAGAGCGACGACATCGTCATCCACTCCGACGGGTTCGACGTCTTCGTCAACTCGTCGATGATGGGGCACCTGCGGGGCCTGCGGATCGACTACGTCGAGTCGCTGACCTCCTCCGGGTTCACCTTCACCAACCCGAACGCGACCAGCTCGTGCGGCTGCGGCAACTCGTTCGGCACCCCGGAGGAGCCCGAGCGCGCCGAGGCCGACGAGCGGCTGCGCGGCCAGGTCGAGGACGTCATCGCCGAGATCCGGCCGTTCCTGCAGGGCGACGGCGGCGACGTGCAGCTCGTCACCGTGCTCGCGGGCAACGGGCAGCCGGGCACGGCCGAGGTCCACATCCGGCTCGTCGGCGCCTGCAACGGCTGCTCCAGCGCCTCGGCCACCGTCACCGCGGTGATCGAGAAGCGGATCAAGGAGAGCCTGCCCGAGATCGGCCGCGTCGCCCT